The Vicia villosa cultivar HV-30 ecotype Madison, WI unplaced genomic scaffold, Vvil1.0 ctg.003892F_1_1, whole genome shotgun sequence genome contains a region encoding:
- the LOC131641634 gene encoding probable methyltransferase PMT15, with product MVNNFATLLHNIKSKKSNKLLTNLYFITSASFLCTFFYLFGLWHHYPSTTVISATGYSTTTATSATGASTCFQPDNSNNTEAKSSLSSSPSPSSFIKLDFTASHHLPDPPPTTARVSHLPPCDTSLYEYTPCEDQKRSLSFPRKNLIYRERHCPLPEEILRCRIPAPFGYRLTLRWPESRDSAWYANVPHKELTVEKKKQNWVRFEGNRFKFPGGGTMFPRGASAYIDDVGKLINLKDGSIRTAIDTGCGVASWGAYLLSRDILTVSFAPRDTHEGQVQFALERGVPALIGILASNRLPYPSRAFDMAHCSRCLIPWGQHDGVYLTEVDRVLRPGGYWILSGPPINWERHWKGWERTKESLNDEQDSIENVAKSLCWKKLVQKGDLAIWQKPTNHMHCKIKRKIFKTRPFCDEAQNPDMAWYTKLDTCLTPLPEVENIKEVAGGELSKWPKRLTSIPPRISSESLKGITSEIFEENTELWKKRVSHYKTLDPQLAEHGRYRNILDMNSHMGGFAAALVDDPVWVMNIVPVDTEINTLGVIYERGLIGTYQNWCEAMSTYPRTYDFIHGDSVFSLYQNRCSMENILLEMDRILRPQGGVILRDDVDVLTKVKSIADEMQWDARITDHEDGPYEREKILVAVKQYWTAPQAEQ from the exons ACAATATCAAATCCAAAAAGTCAAACAAATTGTTGACCAATCTTTATTTTATCACCTCTGCATCTTTTCTATGCACCTTCTTTTACCTCTTTGGTCTATGGCATCATTATCCTTCCACCACCGTTATCTCCGCCACAGGTTACTCCACCACCACCGCCACCTCCGCCACCGGAGCTTCAACATGCTTCCAGCCCGACAACAGTAACAACACTGAAGCCAAATCATCactatcatcatcaccatcaccatcatcattcatcaagctAGACTTCACTGCCAGTCACCACCTCCCTGATCCACCACCAACCACCGCGCGTGTATCTCACCTCCCTCCCTGTGATACCTCTCTCTACGAATACACTCCCTGCGAGGATCAGAAACGGTCCTTGAGTTTTCCTAGAAAAAACCTTATTTACCGGGAGAGACACTGTCCCTTACCGGAGGAGATTCTCCGGTGTAGGATTCCAGCGCCGTTTGGTTACCGGTTAACATTGCGGTGGCCGGAGAGCCGTGACTCGGCTTGGTATGCTAACGTGCCGCATAAGGAGTTGACTGTGGAGAAGAAAAAACAGAATTGGGTCCGGTTCGAAGGGAACCGGTTCAAGTTCCCGGGTGGCGGAACCATGTTTCCACGTGGCGCGAGCGCGTACATTGATGATGTGGGGAAGCTTATCAATCTCAAAGATGGGTCTATCAGAACCGCTATTGATACCGGTTGTGGG GTTGCAAGTTGGGGAGCGTATCTTTTGTCACGTGACATATTGACAGTGTCATTTGCACCAAGAGATACTCATGAAGGGCAGGTTCAATTTGCTCTTGAAAGAGGTGTTCCTGCATTGATTGGAATTCTTGCTTCAAACAGACTTCCTTATCCTTCAAGAGCCTTTGATATGGCTCACTGCTCAAGGTGCCTCATTCCTTGGGGCCAGCATG ATGGAGTATACTTGACTGAAGTAGATAGAGTACTGCGTCCGGGTGGATATTGGATTCTGTCGGGGCCGCCGATAAACTGGGAGAGACACTGGAAAGGATGGGAAAGGACTAAGGAGAGTCTCAACGATGAACAAGATTCAATTGAGAATGTGGCAAAAAGTTTGTGCTGGAAAAAACTGGTACAAAAAGGTGACCTTGCTATATGGCAGAAGCCTACCAATCATATGCATtgtaaaattaagagaaaaatctTCAAGACTAGACCCTTCTGTGATGAGGCACAGAATCCAGACATGGCTTG GTACACGAAACTAGATACATGTTTGACCCCACTGCCAGAGGTAGAAAACATAAAAGAAGTTGCTGGTGGTGAATTATCAAAGTGGCCAAAGAGACTAACTTCAATTCCCCCAAGGATTAGTAGTGAAAGTTTGAAAGGAATAACATCAGAGATATTCGAAGAAAACACTGAGTTATGGAAAAAGAGAGTGTCACACTACAAGACACTGGACCCTCAGCTAGCAGAACATGGAAGATATAGAAATATTCTTGATATGAATTCTCACATGGGAGGCTTTGCAGCTGCACTAGTTGATGATCCTGTGTGGGTCATGAACATTGTTCCTGTTGACACTGAAATCAACACCCTTGGTGTCATATATGAACGCGGACTCATTGGAACCTATCAAAATTG GTGTGAAGCCATGTCCACTTATCCTCGAACTTATGACTTCATACATGGTGATTCAGTTTTTAGTCTCTACCAGAACAG ATGTAGTATGGAGAACATTCTTCTAGAGATGGACCGGATTTTGCGGCCACAAGGTGGTGTAATTTTGCGCGATGATGTAGATGTGTTGACGAAGGTGAAGAGCATTGCAGATGAAATGCAGTGGGATGCAAGAATTACAGATCATGAAGACGGACCTTATGAAAGAGAAAAGATACTTGTAGCAGTCAAGCAATACTGGACAGCTCCACAAGCAGAGCAATAA
- the LOC131641635 gene encoding plant UBX domain-containing protein 9-like, which produces MTTPTPEAVATFMRITGASEFVAVQKLEEYGGNLNEAVNSHFIEGNRLIQEQNPAATATPHYNYSEANNQNNQNRAGSRGITPLLNAARRFRPSLLFDSNYRRELRDVCNGLSSTTLSSSASPRGSPQGEVMGVPAGINSSPVLPYQQGLSYEGAYRSGNSSSHGQGYYRTNDYQHDYPLAQSTASNVRDQDAEEAMIQAAIEASKKESIERSSRNAPNDLPDNGLPQSHFQPEDDDLANVISLSLQTAEQEEAMRELRVKQLSAEGEKTNTSRIRPEWGDISSDELKEALLMETAFFSEIPNHSSHNFSSLPDLQHNSEKQTDPKGPCSSSSASQSLSETQLLRKQQDADYLASLLADRQKELNSLRKAETHSSKEKESHKKMLERTELEKTLDTKNIMLANEPPLGDEKAITIVVRMPDGGRCERRFFKTDKLQLLFDFIDIYGSVKPGTYRVVKSYPRRAYSINDSSAILNEVGLNNKNEALFLELI; this is translated from the exons GAATATGGAGGCAATCTAAATGAAGCTGTGAATTCACATTTTATCGAAGGAAACAGGCTCAT TCAAGAGCAAAATCCTGCTGCTACTGCAACCCCACACTATAATTACTCTGAAGCAAATAATCAAAACAACCAAAACCGTGCCGGGTCACGTGGAATTACGCCTCTGTTGAACGCTGCAAGAAGATTTAGACCTTCACTACTGTTTGACTCAAACTATAGGAGAGAACTCAGAGATGTATGTAATGGGTTGAGTTCTACTACGCTTTCGAGCAGTGCATCACCACGTGGTTCTCCTCAAGGAGAGGTGATGGGAGTTCCCGCAGGGATCAATAGTTCACCTGTGTTGCCTTATCAACAAGGATTGAGCTATGAAGGTGCATACAGGAGTGGAAATTCATCATCTCATGGTCAGGGGTATTATCGAACAAATGATTATCAGCATGACTACCCTTTAGCGCAGTCAACTGCTTCAAATGTTCGTGATCAAGATGCGGAGGAGGCAATGATTCAAGCTGCAATAGAAGCCTCGAAGAAGGAGAGCATAGAGCGCTCTTCACGGAATGCTCCTAAT gATTTGCCCGACAATGGGCTTCCTCAAAGTCATTTTCAACCAGAAGATGATGATTTGGCTAATGTTATTTCATTGTCCTTACAG ACTGCAGAGCAAGAGGAAGCAATGCGCGAGCTTCGCGTGAAACAACTTTCAGCCGAGGGAGAGAAAACCAACACCAGTAGAATCAGACCAGAG TGGGGTGATATTTCTTCCGACGAGCTCAAGGAAGCATTGCTGATGGAAACTGCATTTTTTAGTGAAATTCCCAATCACAGTTCTCACAATTTTTCATCTTTGCCTGACCTACAACATAATTCAGAAAAACAAACAGATCCCAAGGGGCCGTGTTCATCCAGTTCAGCATCTCAATCATTGTCTGAGACTCAGTTGCTAAGAAAACAACAG GATGCTGACTATTTAGCATCACTGCTAGCTGACAGACAAAAAGAATTGAATTCTCTCAGAAAAGCTGAAACCCATTCTTCAAAGGAAAAAGAATCACACAAAAAGATGCTTGAAAGAACG GAATTGGAGAAAACACTTGATACAAAAAATATTATGCTTGCAAATGAACCGCCATTAGGCGATGAAAAAGCAATTACTATTGTTGTGCGAATGCCGGACGGTGGTCGTTGTGAACGACGTTTCTTCAAAACTGACAAGCTTCAG CTTCTTTTTGATTTCATAGACATTTATGGATCAGTGAAGCCAGGCACCTATAGAGTT GTAAAGTCATACCCGCGACGTGCATATAGTATTAATGATAGTTCAGCTATTTTGAATGAAGTAGGCCTTAACAACAAGAATGAGGCTTTATTTCTGGAGTTGATTTAG